Below is a genomic region from Eupeodes corollae chromosome 1, idEupCoro1.1, whole genome shotgun sequence.
TCCATTGACAGGAAAAAAACGCCAATTGCATGAGAATTTCCAATCGTGTTTTATTGACCacttgcaaaaacaaaaaaagaaacaattcttttaaatgAAGTCAAAATCTACGAAGGAAAAACTCCATTATTCATTCTTCACAATTTGTCCATATCAAGAATTCCCCCACCTCACAATTCTCATATACGCCCGTGTCTTTACTTCGTACAAAATTGACATcaatttgacagtttctttCTGAGCTGCCTCAAACTCATATAGTCATCTCTTTCACACTTCCGAGTTGCCTTATCACAAATGGCGACCAGAGAAAAAATTCCTCCTCAcagaaaaaacagaaaattatttttttcttataaattccCCGAGCCGCAAAACCACAAAACGAGGTTATGGCCGAATGAGGTTAAggatgtttattatttataaatattttcaacatccCACCGCTAAAACAACAACTCCCATTTTCAAACCACTTAACATCACTCCTAGTCGAATTTTCCACACGATTATAAAACTCAGCACAAAAATTCAACTTGCAAGCGCAGCACTTCGATTACATCACAGATTTTAAGTTGGGAAATCGCCATTTTTGGTGGCgaaggcgacgacgacgacagcgATTGAAAAAAGTTCCCTGCTGCTGTTGCTGGAGtagattgatttttaattgagCAAAATTTTTCTTGGTTCTTTTGTGGTTATTCCCGCGAATTGAGGTTATGAACAAATTAGGTTATTATTATGATACATTTACTCACTAAAGGACATAATTATGgtgaataaattgttaaaaaattggctGAAACACTAATTCTGAGCACAAAACCGAACACCAATTCGAATGACACGTTTTCTTTCACTTGACCATTtcacgaataaaataaaattgggttTATTCGTAGAGTATAAGAAATCGATGTGACGTTTGGGTTTTCGTAGAATGGGTTTTTTTCTGTGTATAACAGTTAGAAGtggtataattttttatttttaaacggaaattcattgtttttgaaacattaattgATGTTAATGATGTCATTTATTGATGAAAAAgttaattatattttgatttcCATTTGTTTATAAAGTTGAAAGTGTTTTTTGGTGGTTTATTCgaagaaaatgtaaatttacgattataacacatttttaaaaaatagattagaTTCAAACcagtcttgttttgttttttcatatgTAGATGGCGAGAGAAAATGAAGAACGTGTCTTCGCTTCCATTTCcttaacagttttttgtttgactCTAGAGAAATTTACAGGAGAGGGCTATGAAAATTACCTTCACGAACTAACTTCATATAAGAAACACCTTAACCTCTATTAAAAAATGGGTTTCCCTTTTTTCTTGTCAATCATATTGCGACCCACGCTaacatcatggatgtccgaacttttcaAGGAGCTAAGGTCGGCTTGGACCAGTACCTCGTTGTATCAAAGttagcacttcgggttttcagacccaaggcaaagcAGGGGATCGCTGGGAGAAGATAAAACGTCAAACGactacaatcacaagagatcgccaaatgcttctccgaccgagtcacaagtaacctcgctcgaagttctctgccgccaacacaaagTATCGGGAACAAGTGTCAACATTACCAAGATGCAATGAGGCATGCTGGATTTCAAGTAGCCACaactggtttgatgaggaatgtcggcaggcaaaggcagccaaacaacaggcaagcAAAGCGTAGCTGAATAGAAGGACCAAAGCTTTTCAAGAGCTCTGTGAGAAgaaaaggagagaggaacacagACTTTTCAAAAGATGAATAAAAAGGGAGCTTGAGAAGCGtgcagtcgaagatgttgagagtttCAAAAGCAGacatgaagttcgaaagtcttataaggaggtgaaatgaaattcgcaagtacataaaccttgaatcgaaggctgcaaagacgaaattggaaacatcatagtcgaactgcagtcaatgctgaggatatagaaggaccacttctgaagACTGTTTAACGGTgacgacaaaccgaattccCGTGTCAGGCAGgctgatccattcaatatagaggACGAAAGCCATCAATCCCGTCCTCACGACTTacacgaagtaaagattgccatatctaagctgaaatttaacaaaaccacTGGAGctaatggcttgaatgccgagctcttcaaaccAGGTGGAGTTAATTTGGTTATAGGATCATGCGCCAATTTATATGTAAGATAAGGTTGGAAGAAAGCTTGCCCGATGAGTTGAACCATAGTATTGTTTGCCACacactgaaaaaaggagaccctcaaatctgcaccaactatagaggaatcagtctacgaAGTGTGTTCGAAAAGTGCCCGgacttttcgtttttcttttttcaatcattCCCTTATCGTCCCCTTAAATTTAGTCCCCATAGATAGCACTCTTGATATTCACTTCATGATATGTCCTTCAGCATTCTCAGAGATTCAGCCTTTATTTCTTCGATCGAAGAAAAACACCGTCATTTCATGGGTCTCTTCAAATTTGGAAACAGGATAAAGTCACACTTAGACATATCTAATGAGTATGAAGGTTTGGGACATGACAACGGTATTGTTTTTTGCCAACAAATTACGAACAAGCAACGACGAGTGATCAGGTGCGTTATCGTGGTGCAAAAGCCATTaattgtttttccataaatCTGAGCGTTTTTTTCGGATTGCTTCAAGCAAACTTCGCATAACttcaagataatacttcttatTAATCGTGTGACCTTGTGGTAAGATCTCTTGATGCACTATGCCATTATAATCGAAGAAAATAGTAAGCAAAACCTTTACATTTGATAGAACTTGACGTGCTTTTTTCGTTGGTGACGTTAGATGCTTCCAATTTTGCTTTGGTTTCGATATCATAACCGTACACTCATGTTTAATCACAAGTTATGACCCTTTCAAGCAAACTTGGATCGCCTTTGATGTCATTTAACAGTTCTTAAGCGATGTTAATGCGATTGTTTAGCTGGTCAAACATTGTTTTAACAAGCAAAAATCGCCGAGCTTATAAGAACACGTCGAACCTTAGCAACTACCACAGACAAAGTAAAcagtgaatataaaaataaataaattgggtggcgcaacagtccgttgagaaccaaggcctagtgacttacaactctcaaccattcctgtgtgcgagtaatgttgtcaggaatggaggggacctacagtttatatgctgactccgaacggctaattttgagaaagcactttttcatgacaatagttactcttggagaatttgtcaattcctcgcaagaggcagtacccgtgaaaagactttagatggcataggcagggatcgaacccaagacctctagcatgacagtccaacgcactaaccatcatgccacgggtaccacagtGAATATATGTAGATGAAAATTGCATCATATTTTAGTGACATGTATACCAacataatacaaacaaaatttggacCTTCAGACTCTCTAGACACGCGAAATTTTAAAATCCCgcgtactttttgaacacacatcgtacttacaaaatcttttctgtcgtaatatgtgaacatctaaagcccatcgtcaacaacctgataggtccttatcctaaggggttttagaccagaaaagtcgatagtcgatcaaatattcagagttttgtgagtattgaggcagaagcgacaaaaatgggtttagtggttaatgggggcaaaacaaagtgcatACTGTCATCAAGAAATTACCTATAACACTAAGGTGGCGTCTCAGAACGTTACAATCGATAAACGTCAATTTTAGGTAGTTAAGGACCCTATCTATTTAGGCTTTGCTACGATTCCAGATAACaaaaccagcgctgagatcaaatgaagaattGCTCTTTCTATCCGCTGTTTCTtggggctaagaaagcaattgagttgcACTCTGTGGAGcgacaaaagttgataaaagcAACTCAATTCGTTTCTAGGGAAAGGTTCTTCTAAGTTTTGATGGATTTTGGGTTTATTCAGTGctaattttaatcattttaggacaactttaaattttataagtacCTATGACTTGCGGTGTCTAGAAAATCGatacaaaatttccaaaaccAAGTTCTATAGGGAGCCttaatatatttgtatacatCTACTTCTTTTCTTATGTGAAAGGGGTCTAAGCCAGACAAATATGATATGGATACACGAACGCGGCCATTTAATAAGTGTTATAAAATCCAAAATTCTACTACATTTTATGTTACCGTATGACTTTTTGACAGTTGCTTGAATTTATCaacatcacaaaataataaacaaacattcaatattattttattaattaagcttgaaatcaatacaaattgaaattgatcCCCTACGAAACCTCCTAACATCTACAATGAAACCTTCTAGCAAAAGAAAAAGATCTGAAAATTGGGATTCAACTGACAAGGTAAACAGAAAGGAAAATctagaaaagttaaaattatttaaacaaacacaatttttaaatgcagcttcttcttcatcaacttattcaaaacaaattccatattattgaaaataaaaatgttgacactAACATCTCAATGGCCAAGCGAGCAGCATGGAAAGATATCCTTCTAGCGTaggtttctttttctgtttccagcccaaaatcaatcctaatttagtaaaaaatttagATTCAACAAACAATCCAACACGAAACGAAATTTCCCACAAATTTATAGTCAATGGAAAAGAATGAAGTTACACATGAAGAAGAGAGCCACGTCCAATGGAAGTGCTAATCGAAGCTCGGCTGGAGGTTGTCCAATAATCAGTAAATCACCAGAGCATCTATTAGTTTATCCCAAGGACGAGTTTATTGTTGATCACAGTGTGTACGACGACTACGAGAGCAGTATTGCCCAAGGCAGTGTTAGCCTTGTTAGTGAAAACTGTTACCTATTAAGGTCTTATTTGTGATGACTGgttctttttatttcagaacAATTATGAGTACTCAAAAGATCGTTATTCAGAAAAGTCTGTAGGCAAAACTAATGCGGCAGATCAACACTTCCGAAATAAATGTGAAGAAGAAATTGAAACGTTGCGCTTAGAGCGATCTCTGAAACTCAAAGCGTTTGAAGCTGACGAAAGAAGAAAGGACGAAGAGCATCAGATGAGGCTTCAATTTATGGAGGAAGAACATCAGCTCAAAATAGAGTTACTTACggaaaaaatttcttaaatttttgtctgtttttagatgtaaacagttttgttttgttgttgtcagTTTTAAGTTTAGTCTTAATTTTCAAGTTAAGTCTTAATTTTTCGGGAATTTAACTGAGTTTGTAATTAAATTGTGAATATACCTATAGGTATATAAAGTTAGTGGTCTTTTTGGCCCGGTTATTGTTTTGTAGGGAGCGTTTTATATTTAAtgctgaaaataaattatgtaaatacatggaattatattaaacaaaaaccatTCAATAAAAAACTCAACGAAATGGGACTTTTTCTCGATAGATGAAGTTCTGTTATTATAATTACCTTATACTGTAGCCTCAATTCTTGAAATGCCAACCAAACAAAGCTTAAAAAGGAAGCAGGGAaagacccacactgacaacttctcatcccgtctgtctatgatgtccaaaactttaaaaaaataataacaacaatattttgtgtaagacaaaaactatttcttatcaaACAATCAAAGTTTATTTCAAGATCTCTTTCCGAGattcaattttagtaacattttcttattaataataaagaatacacattatatttttctaaacttGTTTATGAGATatatgaaaaatcaaattcaaattcttagTAATTTaattatactatttttttctagattttaatttttacgaaaaaaaactgactattgaatttttataaaaaatttattaaattttgaaaaccatattttttataagatgaaatcagttaaaagtttatatcattttctaataaataatttggGTAGCTCAAAAGTCCGTTGTGAAttatggcctagtgacttacaaatctaatccatttctgtgtgcgaatactgttAACAGGATTGGAggggatagtttttttttaagccgaatccgaacggcaaatttgaacAAACACtttacatgacaagaattactcttggagaatttgtcaattcctctcaagaggcagtacccgtggacaaaactttagatggcataggcagggatcgaagcCAAGACCACTGGCATGACAGTACAACGcacctttatttttaacttcccataggaagttattgtaatggatccgatttgtcaaattgaaaattttgccatttctcgacgtttcaaggtccctagagtcgaaattaaattttttttcgaaagatgtctgtgcgtgcgtgtgtacgtacgttcgtacgtcctaacgtccgtacgttcacgacgttttttcgtcgtccatagctcaagaaccagaagagatatcgacttcaaataaattttgttttacagataataaggcagaaatatgcagaaagggctctcaagaaaattgcgtgggtgtttttttttaccatagcagtttaaaaaaaggtgaacattttggttaaccctaaatatcttacgaaccaaaattgctagagacttgaattaaattttatataatatattgtaacgtgattccaaaaaaagtatattttttgaaaagaatccatttaacagttttttttataaatcaaaaaaactgaacaaaaatttgtaacctccaaaattttactactaaaatatgatttcatctccaaaacaattttgtgcaacgaagaataatgtttttgacatctgataaaattttgagaaaaatcgaattaacagttttttttataaaaaataaaaatctaaaaaaaaacattacttaaagttcgtaaaaattgaatatcgactcaaatatcttttcaaaaacttgaaatttaggcttcaaacttattttatcttataagaaataacattttgaaaaatattgagaaaaatcgaattgacagttttttttacaaaaaataaaaacctaaaaaaaattaataaaaattgattttcgactcaaatatctctttaaaactttaagatattggccttaatttacttttatcaaaaaatattgttgttaacattcagtaaaattttgaaaaaaatctaattgacggatttttgtacaaaaaattaaaaacttaaacaaaatttaacaaaagttggtaaaaattgattttcgacccaaagatgttttcaaaaatttgaaatattggcttcaaacttatttaatttcacagaaaatattgttttcgatattcagtaatttttatataaatctacaaaaaaaatagcacgcaaatttggtaaaaattgatacgagtacatatagacaaacgtttaagcaagacaaatcgacagacgggatgggaagttatcagttatcccagcatctttttttatttttaaattcatatttttaattcttattcttaaaactatcttaaagctaaatacaaatttataaaactagcctaTTTAACCATTACATACAACTTACTTACTGGCCCCATGaagacactctaagttaaacaataatacttaattctaatgcctttcggccctatgATCTATTTTACTATAactctattttattatttattagaaaattagaaaaaaaacgtattggtaacatcatttttcatttttacttaaaaactacttaaaataagctCCTTaacccatttattaccaaagacattttaaataaaaatttcatatatgcataatatatacatttatcataaattaattaaaaagtctGGTTTTTAAGCTGTACCCAAGCAGGTACAATGGGAACATATTATGTGTGTGAAAATTCCTAAGGTATTCTTTTTCCACACACAGAACTACGTCTCAGAACTCGAAACTCATCTAATTTGCATGTAGAATACTCTTCTTCATCTAAGAGACTTTTCAATTCTCTTTGGAAAATGGTGACCTTCAGATAAAGCAACAATCGTAGTTCGTAGATATGGAAAGTTTTGATGTCGAAGGTAAGAGAGTTTATCCCTTCTAAAATAATAACGAGCAATATCTCTTTGAAACGATAGTAAGTCACTTTCGGAATCATCTGCGTCTTTATATACATAGTTTTCAGGCGTTCACCAAAGAAGAGTTAAGCAGTGACGTAAAAAGCGGCCGCCACCACTTTTTGCCTCAAATTTTGAGTTAATACACATTGACACACTGATCGTGTAAGTCCGCGAGACCCATATTTCGGCTGAAGATTTGTTGGTCAAAGCACATTTCATATTTATCTTGTTTaccacaaaattattaaaacggTTCATCGACATATCAATACCTGCTTTAGACCAGCGTGATTGGCTATGAGATTGCCGACATATTGATGCTCTTATCACTGATAAAGGAACTTCGTCCTCGCTATCAAAATCCTCATTCCTAAAAGAAGTTTAATGTTATCGGGAACATCATTGGGTATGTGATCTGTATCCAAATTTCGTGTGTCTATTTCATCCTCGTCTGTATTGAAATCTGCATCTGGTGGTATAATTGCAATCTCAAACACAGCGTTTCGATTATTTTCTTCGtttgaatttattgaatattgaagatTATCGAATCTCCTCCCATAaaataatgatgatgaaaatgCTTTGAATTccgttctttaaaaaaaaaagtttttcctgTTTCCCGTTGTATCCAAGCGGGTAAACCTAACCTAGcgtaaaaataaatgaacacctgattttttactttaatctgattttattatacaattttgaacaagttcaaaaaaaaaataataagaaaattgatAAAACAACATTGCACCCATACTTGTTGAAAACATgtcaacgaacaaaaaaaattgaatttcaaccaaacaaatttgaagaaggACAACGGTAAATCAATAATGTTGTTCAATTTTCTGTACCCGAGCGGGTACGGTGATAGTTAATGGGTTTATGAAACCTATacctaaaaactatttaaaactagaacaaccacagcagcaaatctaactctgcaacattttttgaagccagaaaactggttctcctgcttcaccctatcgggctgtgtccgaacggaacCGAACTGAACTGGACCGAAAAAACTCTACTCCGTCTTGTCCCATGACGtaccgattgtacaggagtcgcctatccacggttcttcatgtgaagtggtagattagcggaactatCAATCTTTCCTGAATCTGAACGATCAGacaccgaggtacttcactacatttTTGATCgttaatcgctgcccgtgaagatcaacgattaCCAtctgcgccaattcttgcacgtagtCCTTGTGGCCCTAACCAACGGAGCCCGGAACTGAAGTGTCTCCGACTTCTgtgcatttattttcagtttacaGTCGTCACAATATcactgacagtccaacgcactaaccattatgccacgggtactacaatatataatatcattttttagtAGTGTTTCTCTTAGGTTTtgatgttttgtaaaataaataaaaatgtttcttcgattttactcaaaattttaactgaaaatttGGAGgacattttataatacaaaatttaattgaagtcgctagcgttattttatattttttaatttgctgtactaataaaaaaaaacccaacttttttgaaagtcctttctgcatattttttgttattctttattTAATGATTCTGGAGATAAGCATGAAGAAAAACGATATCCTGAAGGTTCGATtcattgatttagattctagagaccttgaCACGTCTTTgtcttaatttataatttgaccAATCGGACTAATTCAGGTGACGTAAGGGGCTTGAGATTAAGTCAATTTTCtattatctgattggccagctccCAAAAacttgccttccaattaaggcaagttgactaaaaagttagtcaagaaaaatctccctaactatcgagttaattttaattatgtcaAGATGACAGttcatcatgttttttcattaaattgaaaGTTGGGCTTTATTACCTCGGATTTATTTGTATTCTACACAATTTCATTTCGTGTGTCATGTACAAATTTTCCTTATCAAATTGGTAAgggaataagtaatatttattttcagtacAAAATACGAGTCCAGATGGATTTGCACTTTGcctttgaagttttatttatgtttctaATAGTATCTGCACGATCAACTGAAGTAAAGGttggtgaagtaaagttctgaatttgaagtttatgacattaccgactaactagttgccttgatcaaatgtacgttcaaagaaagtttttgactgcaaatgaagtcccttatgttgtctgaatttgcccaataacttcctatgaggagtaaataaagctaaataaaagaaagaatcgAGTTAGGATTTAAAGTTATTctcctctgcctcaatactcgcaAAAGCCTCCTTGGGATCATGCGGAGTtcatccgattatgtcaatgtcatcagcatatgccagttgttagaaaaacttttgaaagatagtgcttctagtgttgacgtgggagttCTGCACTATTCATTCAATTCAATAAGGAAATCATAtgatagcgcatcaccttgtctaaagccttgtTCGAAAGCAAATGGTTCGGTTAAGTTACTTGCAACTTTATAAAGCAGCGCGAATTCTCAGTGGTCATACTACatgacgagtttggcagggatgctaaaactataaatttgacatttgcctAAGCTCGAGCctttaaatggctcttgcgtaattgcacgtaagttaacgaaactgagcagaacgggtattatggttagtgacatatgaggctgcgtattggttcgttcccttaagctggcttaagctcggttaagtctattattttatgatacatactttcacttttcaatatcgtatattaataaatttaagaaaacaaatttattcgtcgcgaaaaaaattgtagttgataccaACTGTCAAgttttattcgcgttccacattatccacactcgcaacgaataaaataatcgcgtgtacttaacctaaaaaaatcattcttgttttggtttcggtggtgaatggtgtttggctgtggctccttgtaaaacttcattcgcgacgaattaaaaattctcatgtgaaagaaatgtcaaaatcgacgaatattcgttcatgtgaatagtgcttaagtcGGGAAgaagggattgttggctttcgtcgtctatattgaatggagcATCCTGCTGGCAGCGGAATTCCGTTCGTCGTCGCACAGTCTGCAAAtgtagtccttccatatcctcagcattgactgcgattccaCTATGCTATTTCCACTTCCCTCCTTGCAGCTttcggttcgaggtttatgtacttctgaatttcgtttcacctgctcataaaactttcgagctTCATTTCTCTTCCCATACTCGCGTGGTCCTTCTTTGCAGCGCCGTTTTGCATGCCTGTTGATAAGCTGTGTGCGCTTGTTGGCACTCtttgtcaaaccaggggtttcagAGGCAGCATCTCCGATGGCTGCAACATAATGTTGTCACTGGTTATCAATGCTTAATGCgggcagcataggacttcttaagtGGTTGTtaaagactcgatcggaaaagttttgaaatctcCTAGAAAATGTGTATTAATTGAAATAAGGACCAGTAAATCGGACAGGTATGACAATTAGTACATCTTACAAATACTTTAAGTTTTGTCAGCTTTGTTTTTTCATTAGACCTTATTTATGTCGTATTAAAATTATCAGCAATACAACACTAAAAGCAGCAATTTCAcaacttgttttaataaattttaaaagaagcgGCTTAGTTCTAAAATCTTTTGTGACCTTGGCTTTCTGTTTGTCAAAAATATGCTCTCTCAGTCAGAACACATGAGAAACATATGCATGAACtccaaaaataagaacaatccCATCATATACATGTAATCTTTTAATCTATAAACAGATGTTAAATCCATTTAAGACTTATTTGTTTCATAATACCCAACTCCTAGATAACTGACTAAAATTTAAACTGTGAAAATTTGATCTTGTGGATATGAATATCCTTCGTATTTATTATATCCCCCctttgataaaaaattgttttttagaaataataacCTTGAACTTCACTTTGAAATATGTATTGATGGGAGGTTATAATGACATAAACACTATTCAAGGTTACTTCGACAGCTTTTTCTATATTGAAATCAATCTTATTCCAACACATAATTGAATTACCGATCAACCGATTCATGATCTTTCtaacaataaaaatgttgtaacattttttttgcgaAACTTAACACGCTTGAATGAATTGGAAACTAAACAAGTTGTAATGGGGGTTGTTTTCTATCGCCTTACATATTTAGCTACTATCCGGCTATAACTTTGTTCATTTCGTAAACCGTCCTCACCCCTTTGACTTTGATCGATTCTATGTGACACAGTGATCTTAGCAATCAATGTCAcataacattgaaataaatatgtCACCAAGCGTAACCCGCCATTGACGCTGCGCAGCCTGCCTTATTGTAGCTTTATTCTCTTTATGAATCTTAACGTAGGTACCTATGAAACATATGTGCATTTAATGTACATTTATCTAACATCTGCTTTGGCTATTTAAATTTCTACAAATAGACAAGTGACTCCATATAAACGATCGACCCTATACAAGATCATCATTCAAAATCAACCCTTTTCATAAACAGGGTGGTTTGAAAATGTGAATGACGTTtgccattattttattttatttgatcaaattgtttttaaggctTTTTTATAACTTATGTAGAGAACTATCCCCACACCACATTTATGAAGTCTTAAAAAGTCCATCAAAAGGGATATGAAAAAAGGTCGAAAGTAGTCTTTAGAAGAACATTGGTTTTctaaattgataaaagtttgctatatttaaaagttcaaacttGACGAAAAGGCCCCAAGTTTAAATTCTATAATCTAGGGTTACTCATAGCATTTCTAGTCTTATATGACATATTTTTTCACATGACATCCCCAACACCCTGTTGTCAACTTATAAC
It encodes:
- the LOC129940174 gene encoding uncharacterized protein LOC129940174 isoform X2 codes for the protein MKPSSKRKRSENWDSTDKLLLHQLIQNKFHIIENKNVDTNISMAKRAAWKDILLAQWKRMKLHMKKRATSNGSANRSSAGGCPIISKSPEHLLVYPKDEFIVDHSVYDDYESSIAQGSVSLNNYEYSKDRYSEKSVGKTNAADQHFRNKCEEEIETLRLERSLKLKAFEADERRKDEEHQMRLQFMEEEHQLKIELLTEKIS
- the LOC129940174 gene encoding uncharacterized protein LOC129940174 isoform X1 — encoded protein: MKPSSKRKRSENWDSTDKLLLHQLIQNKFHIIENKNVDTNISMAKRAAWKDILLAFNKQSNTKRNFPQIYSQWKRMKLHMKKRATSNGSANRSSAGGCPIISKSPEHLLVYPKDEFIVDHSVYDDYESSIAQGSVSLNNYEYSKDRYSEKSVGKTNAADQHFRNKCEEEIETLRLERSLKLKAFEADERRKDEEHQMRLQFMEEEHQLKIELLTEKIS